The following proteins are co-located in the Camelina sativa cultivar DH55 chromosome 12, Cs, whole genome shotgun sequence genome:
- the LOC104733823 gene encoding uncharacterized protein LOC104733823 yields the protein MDNTGESKFLLFDSICLEIIGVSAPTVLGGSVDEIVDPDNLPDPVKNLIGKTYMFLVNVEKENIWDGKETYKVSKVLVKDGLLEESLLENSYGMFNPKSIVSGDQGPLMLEYGSETTDSMTPSSKRVYPNSGSASDQSSTSKKLCIEPIDLEKSNPEFGHVGVLSISEGKDDKDEDGKKKGVDQGSVVYNSKIEENDKIAGVKVKVEKKK from the exons ATGGACAATACTGGTGAGTCAAAATTCCTACTGTTTGATTCTATTTGCTTGGAGATTATCGGTGTGAGCGCTCCCACCGTTCTTGGTGGCTCAGTTGATGAg ATTGTGGATCCAGACAATTTGCCTGATCCAGTGAAAAATCTTATTggaaaaacatatatgtttCTGGTGAATGTTGAGAAAGAGAACATATGGGATGGTAAAGAAACCTACAAGGTGTCCAAAGTTCTTGTGAAAGATGGTCTACTCGAAGAATCACTGCTGGAGAATTCTTATGGTATGTTCAATCCAAAGTCTATAGTCTCTGGTGATCAG GGACCTCTCATGTTAGAATATGGTTCAGAAACTACTGACTCGATGACTCCATCGTCCAAGCGTGTTTATCCAAACAGTGGAAGTGCTTCTGATCAATCCTCAACTTCGAAGAAGCTGTGTATTGAACCAATAGACTTAGAAAAGTCTAATCCAGAGTTTGGACATGTAGGTGTTCTTTCAATATCTGAGGGGAAAGACGACAAAGATGAggatggaaaaaaaaagggtgTTGATCAAGGAAGTGTTGTGTACAACTCAAAGATTGAGGAAAATGATAAAATCGCAGGAGTTAAGGTCaaggttgagaagaagaagtga